From the genome of Blautia pseudococcoides, one region includes:
- the rseP gene encoding RIP metalloprotease RseP — MSFSGIINILIAVIIFSLIVIFHELGHFLLAKRNGIAVTEFSLGMGPRIISTEKGGTRYSLKLFPIGGSCLMVGEDDDDNSAGSFNNASVWSRISVVAAGPVFNFIMAFVCAMIITSVVGYDPAKVTVVQEGSAAEAAGLQEGDLITEFNGKHISIGRDLSLYQTLHGYQDKNIDMKVKRDGETIVISFTADSIEKKMLGFTYSSEGPAQIMEIYIDSPMMKAGLQAGDVITAIGGTQIADGEALQAYMEEHPLSGEEITLTVDRNGKEREVTAKPQMRTVVSSGFDYNLYREKTGFLGVLRYSAVEVRYWISSTVQSLGLLIKGTFSVNDLSGPVGIVDAIGDSVQEAKSEGSVIVGMQMLYWVILLSANLGVMNLLPIPALDGGRLVFLLIEAIRGKEVNRNVEGMIHFAGFVLLMLLMVFVLFNDIKRL, encoded by the coding sequence TTGAGTTTTTCCGGAATTATTAATATTTTAATCGCAGTCATTATCTTTTCCCTGATTGTCATTTTTCATGAGCTGGGACATTTTCTGCTGGCAAAGAGAAACGGCATTGCAGTGACAGAATTCTCTCTCGGCATGGGGCCGAGGATCATATCCACGGAGAAAGGCGGCACCAGGTATTCCCTGAAACTGTTCCCCATCGGTGGTTCCTGCCTGATGGTGGGAGAGGATGATGATGACAACAGCGCAGGGTCATTCAACAATGCCTCTGTGTGGTCCAGGATTTCCGTGGTGGCGGCAGGTCCTGTGTTTAACTTTATTATGGCATTTGTCTGTGCTATGATCATTACCAGCGTGGTGGGATACGACCCTGCAAAGGTGACCGTGGTACAGGAGGGGTCCGCAGCCGAAGCGGCAGGCCTTCAGGAAGGGGACCTGATCACAGAATTCAATGGAAAACATATTTCCATTGGCAGGGATTTGAGCCTTTACCAGACGCTGCACGGGTATCAGGATAAAAACATTGATATGAAAGTAAAGCGGGATGGGGAGACCATAGTCATTTCCTTTACTGCTGACAGTATAGAGAAGAAAATGCTGGGATTCACTTACAGCAGCGAAGGACCTGCACAGATCATGGAAATCTATATTGACAGTCCGATGATGAAAGCCGGGCTTCAGGCCGGAGATGTGATCACAGCCATTGGGGGCACCCAGATAGCTGACGGAGAAGCGCTTCAGGCTTATATGGAGGAACATCCGCTGTCCGGGGAGGAGATCACCCTGACGGTGGATCGTAACGGCAAGGAACGGGAAGTTACGGCAAAGCCTCAGATGCGTACCGTTGTCAGCAGCGGGTTTGACTATAATTTATACAGAGAAAAGACAGGATTTTTAGGAGTGCTCAGATACAGCGCCGTGGAAGTCCGCTACTGGATCTCCAGTACGGTGCAGAGCCTGGGGCTTCTCATCAAGGGAACCTTTTCCGTGAACGATTTGTCCGGTCCCGTGGGAATCGTGGATGCCATCGGAGATTCCGTCCAGGAGGCAAAATCGGAGGGCTCTGTCATAGTGGGTATGCAGATGCTCTACTGGGTGATCCTTCTGTCCGCCAACCTGGGCGTTATGAACCTGCTGCCCATACCGGCGCTGGACGGAGGACGTCTGGTGTTCCTCCTCATAGAGGCCATACGGGGCAAAGAGGTGAACAGGAATGTGGAGGGCATGATACATTTTGCAGGGTTTGTACTGCTGATGCTGCTCATGGTGTTTGTCCTGTTTAATGATATCAAAAGGCTGTAA
- a CDS encoding peptidoglycan-binding domain-containing protein, translated as MNYDPIKAMQADHPDEGRLRISVLSSIRNTPIENATIDITYTGDPTSVIEELKTDANGQTPEITLPAPPLEYSMEPSEYQPYAEYTFHIEAPDFEPLDIAGAEILPEVTALQTARLQAQTPQNTFQNIVIPAHTLFGIYPEKIPEDEIKPMDESGEIVLSRVVVPEFVVVHDGAPTDPTAENFYVRYRDYIKNVASSEIYATWPIETIRANVLAIMSFTLNRVYTEWYRNKGYDFTITSSTAFDHKWMNGRNIFDSISLVVDELFSNYLSRPGVRQPILTQYCDGQRVTCPNWMTQWGSKYLGDQGYTAIEILRNFYGDNMYINTAEEISGIPISWPGYNLDIGSSGDKVEQLQEQLNAIRQGYPALPAVTVDGIYGEGTQRAVRDFQRIFNLPVTGIVDYPTWYKIQEIYVGVTRIAELV; from the coding sequence ATGAATTATGATCCCATAAAAGCCATGCAGGCGGACCACCCGGATGAAGGCCGCCTGCGGATTTCTGTGCTCTCCTCCATCAGAAACACGCCCATTGAAAATGCCACCATAGACATTACCTATACAGGAGACCCCACCTCTGTCATCGAGGAGCTGAAGACAGATGCCAACGGGCAGACACCGGAGATCACACTTCCTGCCCCTCCCCTGGAATACAGCATGGAGCCTTCCGAGTACCAGCCCTACGCAGAATACACCTTCCACATTGAAGCCCCGGACTTTGAGCCTCTTGATATCGCCGGTGCGGAAATCCTGCCGGAGGTGACTGCGCTGCAGACTGCAAGGCTCCAGGCCCAGACGCCGCAGAACACCTTCCAGAACATTGTTATTCCAGCCCATACCCTCTTTGGCATATACCCGGAGAAGATACCGGAGGATGAGATCAAACCCATGGATGAATCCGGGGAGATCGTTCTGAGCCGCGTGGTAGTACCGGAGTTTGTAGTGGTACATGACGGTGCCCCCACAGACCCCACAGCCGAGAACTTTTATGTGCGTTACCGGGATTACATCAAAAATGTGGCATCCAGTGAAATCTATGCCACATGGCCCATAGAGACCATCCGGGCTAATGTGCTGGCGATCATGTCCTTTACCCTGAACCGTGTCTATACAGAATGGTACCGGAACAAAGGCTATGACTTTACCATCACCTCCTCCACTGCCTTTGACCACAAGTGGATGAACGGCAGAAATATATTTGACAGCATCTCTTTGGTAGTGGATGAACTGTTCTCTAACTATCTCTCAAGACCCGGGGTCCGGCAGCCCATTCTGACACAATACTGCGACGGGCAGCGGGTGACCTGTCCGAACTGGATGACACAGTGGGGTTCTAAATACCTGGGCGACCAGGGCTACACCGCCATCGAGATTCTGCGGAACTTCTACGGCGACAACATGTACATCAATACCGCGGAGGAGATTTCCGGCATTCCCATCTCCTGGCCCGGGTATAATCTGGATATCGGCTCTTCAGGGGACAAAGTAGAACAGCTTCAGGAGCAGCTTAATGCCATCCGTCAGGGATACCCGGCACTCCCCGCCGTAACCGTAGACGGCATTTACGGAGAAGGGACGCAGCGGGCCGTCAGGGATTTTCAGCGGATCTTCAACCTGCCTGTCACTGGTATCGTGGATTATCCGACCTGGTACAAAATACAGGAAATATATGTTGGTGTCACAAGAATAGCGGAGTTAGTGTAA
- a CDS encoding protein translocase subunit SecDF, producing the protein MKNKKTHIWIALGTIAVFLFIAFFGCGSDIKGIRHMRFGIDIKGGVEAVFEPVGITQKPTAKELESARNIMEERLDSRNILDREVTIEKQEGRILVRFPWKSDEKDFNPEEAIAELGETAKLTFQDEDHKVLVEGQDVASSSVVQNRDTRAYEVELHFDKSGTAEFAGATEENLGKHIGIYMDDTLISNPVVQQKIEGGEAVINGMASREEAQALSDKINAGSLPFSMKTSNYNTISPSLGSQALKSMVAAAVTAMVLVCLFMSLYYKLPGVLSCITLLFQMALQVLAISIPQYTITLPGIAGLILSAGMAVDANIIISERISEELMHGLSVKAAVKAGYQRAFSSVLDGNITTAAVAVILMLFGSGTMLSFGYTLFTGVVINLFAGVWMSRTMLTSVVQYEFFKRPSMFRRKREKKILDFSGKRRWIFLFTACVLLAGAILSAANGLKLDTQFTGGVILKYTCTGDADTEKLKESVEAVLKRPANIQITEDPVSGQQKLAVTLAGNKGLSPQEQQEVAKALDEEGGQEYTLSETYAVEPYIGAKALKNSVLAIVLSALFIVIYIRIRFSSMSGLAAGISAVAALLHDILIVVFVFGVCRIPVNDAFVAVTLTIIGYSINDTIVLYDRIRENQKKKGKGETLAKLVDRSITETLGRSVNTALTVVACVFIIFLFSVFYHIESIQVFSLPLLAGMISGCYSSVCIAGPLWVCWEEHKQSKKK; encoded by the coding sequence ATGAAAAATAAAAAAACACATATCTGGATAGCGCTGGGAACCATTGCTGTCTTTCTTTTCATTGCCTTTTTTGGCTGTGGAAGTGATATTAAGGGAATCCGTCATATGAGGTTCGGCATAGATATCAAGGGCGGCGTGGAGGCTGTGTTCGAGCCTGTGGGAATCACCCAAAAGCCTACTGCCAAAGAGCTGGAATCCGCCAGAAATATTATGGAGGAGCGGCTGGATTCCAGAAATATACTTGACCGGGAGGTAACCATAGAGAAACAGGAGGGCAGGATCCTTGTCAGGTTCCCCTGGAAATCCGATGAAAAAGATTTTAACCCGGAAGAGGCCATAGCGGAGCTGGGAGAGACGGCAAAGCTGACATTTCAGGATGAAGACCACAAGGTGCTGGTGGAGGGACAGGATGTTGCCAGCAGTTCTGTGGTGCAGAACAGGGATACAAGGGCGTATGAGGTAGAACTTCATTTTGATAAGAGCGGCACAGCGGAATTTGCAGGCGCAACAGAAGAGAATCTGGGAAAACATATCGGTATCTATATGGATGACACGCTGATCTCCAACCCTGTAGTCCAGCAGAAGATAGAGGGAGGGGAGGCAGTCATCAACGGTATGGCGTCCAGAGAGGAGGCCCAGGCGCTCTCCGACAAAATAAATGCCGGTTCCCTTCCTTTTTCCATGAAGACCAGCAACTACAATACCATCAGTCCATCTCTGGGAAGCCAGGCGTTAAAATCCATGGTGGCTGCCGCAGTGACGGCCATGGTCCTGGTATGCCTGTTCATGAGCCTTTACTACAAGCTGCCCGGGGTGCTGAGCTGCATTACACTGCTGTTCCAGATGGCGCTGCAGGTACTGGCTATCTCCATTCCCCAGTATACCATTACACTGCCCGGCATTGCAGGGCTGATCCTCTCCGCAGGTATGGCTGTGGACGCCAATATCATCATAAGTGAGCGTATCAGTGAGGAACTGATGCATGGCTTATCGGTAAAAGCTGCAGTCAAGGCAGGATACCAGAGAGCCTTTTCCTCTGTGCTGGACGGAAACATCACCACAGCAGCCGTGGCAGTCATCCTCATGCTGTTCGGATCGGGAACTATGCTGAGTTTTGGATATACGCTGTTTACCGGTGTGGTGATCAACCTTTTTGCAGGTGTGTGGATGTCCAGGACCATGCTCACCTCTGTGGTACAGTATGAGTTTTTTAAACGCCCGTCCATGTTTCGCAGGAAAAGAGAAAAGAAAATTCTGGATTTTTCCGGAAAGCGGAGATGGATTTTTCTCTTTACAGCCTGTGTGCTTCTGGCCGGTGCTATACTGAGTGCGGCAAACGGCCTGAAGCTGGATACACAGTTTACCGGAGGCGTGATCCTGAAATATACTTGTACAGGAGATGCGGATACAGAAAAACTCAAGGAGAGTGTGGAAGCTGTGCTTAAACGGCCCGCCAATATCCAGATAACAGAAGACCCGGTAAGCGGGCAGCAGAAGCTGGCAGTGACCCTGGCAGGCAACAAGGGACTTTCACCACAGGAGCAGCAGGAGGTGGCAAAGGCACTGGATGAAGAGGGGGGACAGGAATATACGCTGTCTGAGACTTACGCGGTGGAGCCTTATATCGGTGCCAAAGCTCTGAAAAATTCCGTGCTTGCCATTGTACTTTCCGCCCTGTTTATCGTCATATATATAAGGATACGGTTTTCCTCCATGTCCGGGCTTGCGGCAGGGATTTCCGCTGTGGCGGCACTGCTGCATGATATTCTGATCGTGGTGTTTGTATTCGGTGTCTGCAGGATCCCGGTCAATGATGCCTTTGTGGCGGTGACGCTGACCATTATCGGATATTCCATTAACGATACCATTGTCCTCTATGACAGGATCAGGGAGAACCAGAAGAAAAAAGGAAAAGGAGAGACACTGGCAAAATTGGTAGACAGGAGCATCACGGAGACGCTGGGGCGTTCTGTCAATACAGCCCTAACAGTGGTGGCCTGTGTATTTATCATTTTTCTGTTCTCCGTTTTTTACCACATAGAATCTATTCAGGTATTTTCCCTCCCGCTTCTGGCAGGGATGATCAGCGGATGTTACTCTTCCGTGTGTATTGCAGGCCCTCTTTGGGTGTGCTGGGAAGAGCATAAACAGAGTAAGAAGAAATAG
- a CDS encoding KUP/HAK/KT family potassium transporter encodes MKEALRETEIPFSAGAVLISVGVVYGDIGTSPMYVMKSIIAGNGGIAQTGENVIYGALSLVIWTIILLTTVKYVLIAMRADNHNEGGIFALFSLVKKCGKWLVFPAMIGGAALLADGILTPAVTVTTAIEGLRSIPGVYTVLGNDQDKIVVITLVIISGLFLVQKAGTSSIGKAFGPVMTLWFLFLAAAGCFHILGNPGIIQALNPLWAIRILISPDNRMGFMILGSVFLATTGAEALYSDMGHVGRQNIYASWPFVKICLILNYLGQGAWLLSNRSSKSLADMPDMNPFFEMLPEEIRPAGVVLGTIAAIIASQALVTGSFTLVSEASRLDLMPHMQIVYPSMIKGQIFIPLVNLVLWISCSLLVLYFRTSAHMEAAYGLAITLTMLMTTLLLFIYLNKIRRKYWLSWLFLVFFGGLEGTFFLSSLSKFQRGGYVALFIAAVLFGIMVVWYRGTAIENSQAVYLKVRDFVGQMGRLKEDTSIPVQTDNLVYITKETRVEELDRDILYSVLDRPKRARAYWFINIQVTDQPYTREYTVENFGTDYIFKIQLRLGFKVDQRINVYLRQIVEELIDSDELPSQEPKYSIYGSGEVGSFQFCLIRKLLIPESDITPAGRAAVSLKYAIRRVAGSSARWYGLENSALILEYVPLFIKMKNLRPLRRV; translated from the coding sequence ATGAAAGAAGCACTAAGAGAGACAGAGATACCCTTCAGTGCAGGCGCAGTCCTGATCTCTGTAGGCGTGGTTTACGGGGATATCGGAACCTCGCCCATGTATGTGATGAAATCTATTATAGCAGGAAACGGCGGAATTGCTCAAACGGGAGAGAATGTCATATATGGTGCGCTCTCCCTGGTCATATGGACCATTATCCTGTTGACAACAGTCAAATATGTGCTGATTGCCATGCGGGCGGACAATCACAATGAGGGCGGTATTTTTGCTCTGTTCAGCCTGGTGAAAAAATGCGGGAAATGGCTTGTGTTCCCGGCCATGATCGGAGGGGCTGCCTTGCTGGCAGACGGGATCCTGACACCTGCAGTGACCGTCACCACAGCCATTGAAGGTCTCAGAAGCATTCCGGGGGTCTATACAGTGCTGGGAAATGATCAGGATAAGATCGTGGTCATCACCCTTGTGATCATCAGCGGATTATTTCTGGTGCAGAAGGCGGGGACCAGTTCGATAGGAAAGGCATTTGGTCCGGTTATGACGCTGTGGTTTCTCTTTCTGGCAGCAGCCGGATGCTTTCACATTTTGGGAAATCCGGGGATCATACAGGCATTGAACCCATTGTGGGCCATCAGGATCCTCATAAGTCCTGACAACCGCATGGGTTTTATGATCCTGGGAAGTGTGTTCCTGGCAACCACAGGGGCGGAAGCCCTGTATTCGGATATGGGGCATGTGGGCAGACAGAATATTTACGCAAGCTGGCCTTTTGTGAAAATATGCCTGATCCTCAATTATCTGGGGCAGGGGGCCTGGCTGCTCTCCAACCGCAGCAGCAAAAGCCTGGCGGATATGCCGGATATGAACCCGTTTTTCGAGATGCTGCCTGAGGAAATACGGCCTGCAGGGGTGGTGCTGGGAACGATAGCAGCTATCATAGCCTCACAGGCGTTGGTGACAGGGTCTTTTACCCTTGTCTCAGAGGCCAGCAGGCTGGATTTAATGCCGCATATGCAGATTGTGTATCCATCCATGATCAAGGGGCAGATTTTTATTCCGCTGGTCAATCTGGTGCTGTGGATCTCTTGTTCTCTGCTGGTGCTTTATTTCAGGACCAGTGCCCATATGGAGGCTGCATATGGTCTGGCCATAACGCTTACCATGTTGATGACTACGCTGCTTTTGTTTATCTATCTGAATAAGATCAGGAGAAAATATTGGCTTTCCTGGCTGTTTCTGGTGTTTTTCGGAGGACTGGAGGGGACCTTTTTCCTGTCCAGCCTGAGTAAATTCCAAAGGGGCGGTTATGTGGCGCTGTTTATCGCTGCTGTCCTCTTTGGGATCATGGTGGTGTGGTACCGTGGAACCGCTATAGAAAATTCTCAGGCAGTGTACCTGAAGGTGCGGGATTTTGTAGGTCAGATGGGAAGGCTGAAGGAGGATACCAGTATCCCGGTCCAGACAGATAATCTTGTGTATATCACAAAAGAAACACGTGTGGAGGAGTTAGACCGTGATATTCTGTATTCCGTTCTGGATCGTCCCAAACGGGCAAGAGCCTATTGGTTCATCAATATCCAGGTCACGGACCAGCCCTATACCAGGGAATATACTGTGGAGAATTTTGGCACGGATTATATATTCAAGATCCAGCTCCGCCTGGGATTCAAGGTGGACCAGAGGATCAATGTGTATCTGCGGCAGATTGTGGAGGAACTTATTGACAGTGATGAACTTCCGTCCCAGGAGCCGAAATATTCCATCTACGGGTCCGGGGAGGTGGGAAGCTTCCAGTTCTGCCTGATCCGGAAACTGCTCATACCGGAAAGCGATATCACCCCTGCCGGGCGGGCCGCGGTCTCGCTGAAATATGCCATACGCCGGGTGGCCGGCTCCTCCGCCAGATGGTACGGCCTGGAGAATTCCGCTCTGATACTGGAGTATGTTCCGCTCTTCATTAAGATGAAAAATCTCCGTCCTCTCAGGCGGGTTTGA
- a CDS encoding helix-turn-helix domain-containing protein, which translates to MSEDINAQLMELGLNIAYYRKLKGITQAQLAQMVGISRTHISNIEAPKMPTQISVETLLKVAEALEIKTWKLFAFRSDINLQ; encoded by the coding sequence ATGAGCGAAGATATAAATGCACAATTAATGGAACTGGGGCTTAACATAGCCTATTACAGAAAGTTAAAGGGGATCACACAGGCACAGCTTGCGCAGATGGTAGGCATAAGCAGAACGCATATCAGCAACATTGAAGCACCAAAGATGCCTACACAAATTTCTGTGGAAACGCTGCTGAAAGTGGCAGAGGCACTGGAGATCAAGACGTGGAAACTGTTTGCTTTCCGCAGTGATATAAATCTGCAGTAA
- a CDS encoding D-lyxose/D-mannose family sugar isomerase has protein sequence MKRSEINAALKEMEEMVNKCCFKLPPFCHFTPEDWKEKGSEYDEIRDNMLGWDITDYGLGRFDEVGFSLITLRNGNLKMDKYTKTYAEKLLYIKEGQMAPMHFHWNKMEDIINRGGGNVLIRVYNSTEDGQFADTDVTVNCDGREFTVPAGTQVKLQPGESITVYPYMYHDFELEPGTGPVLLGEVSMCNDDENDNRFYEPIGRFPEIEEDEAPYRLLCTEYPKAE, from the coding sequence ATGAAACGTTCAGAAATCAATGCAGCGCTGAAAGAGATGGAGGAGATGGTCAATAAGTGCTGTTTTAAGCTTCCCCCATTCTGCCATTTTACACCGGAAGACTGGAAGGAAAAGGGTTCCGAGTACGACGAGATTCGCGACAATATGCTGGGATGGGATATTACGGATTACGGTCTGGGCAGATTTGATGAGGTGGGATTTTCCCTCATAACCCTGAGAAACGGCAACCTGAAGATGGACAAGTATACAAAGACCTATGCAGAGAAGCTGCTGTACATAAAAGAGGGACAGATGGCCCCCATGCACTTCCACTGGAACAAGATGGAGGATATTATAAACAGAGGAGGGGGCAATGTCCTGATCCGTGTATATAACTCCACCGAGGACGGCCAGTTTGCGGACACAGACGTGACGGTAAACTGTGACGGCAGGGAATTTACAGTGCCTGCTGGTACTCAGGTGAAGCTGCAGCCGGGTGAGAGCATAACGGTTTATCCGTATATGTATCATGATTTTGAGTTAGAGCCAGGCACAGGCCCTGTGCTTTTAGGTGAAGTTTCCATGTGCAATGACGATGAAAATGATAACCGTTTTTATGAGCCCATCGGAAGATTTCCGGAGATAGAGGAGGACGAGGCACCGTACCGTCTGCTCTGTACGGAATATCCGAAGGCAGAATAA